Genomic segment of Ruegeria sp. TM1040:
CTCGGGTAATGATAGATCGCGCGGCCGTTGTCGTCCTTGCGCTCGGCATTCTCATAGATCGCGTGTGTCACCATGCCTTGTGTAAAGAGCGCGTCAAACGGCTCTTTGGCGCTCTCGGGGAGGTGGCCGCAGATCTGCATCGCGCGGGCAAAGAACCGCGAGTAGAGCAGGTGGAGAATCGCATGCTCGATGCCGCCGATATATTGATCGACGTTCATCCAATAGTTTGCCGCGTCCAGATCGGTCGGTGTTTCCGCGCGCGGTGCGGTGAAACGGGCAAAATACCAGCTCGAGTCCACAAAGGTGTCCATCGTGTCCGTTTCGCGCTGGGCGGGCTTGCCACAGTTGGGGCAGGCACAGTTGCGCCAGCTCGGGTGACGGTCGAGCGGATTACCCGGCACCGAGAAGTCAATCGCCTTGCCGTCCTCATCATACGGCAGCGCGATGGGTAGATTTTCTTTCTTTTCGGGCACCACGCCGCAGTCGGGGCAGTGGACGACCGGAATCGGGCAGCCCCAATACCGCTGACGGGACAGACCCCAATCGCGCAGACGGAATTTGGTGACACCTTGGCCCCAGCCTTCGGCTTCGGCCTTGTCGACGGCGGTATTTACGCCTTCTTCGCCGGTCTGCAGCTCATCACCTGCAAATCCGCGGACATAGCGGACTTTTTCGGCTTTTGTCGGCACATAGGCCTCGGTCAGTTCACCTGCGCCCTCGACGGGTTCGAGAACGGGGATGATCGGCAGGTTGTATTTGGTGGCAAATTCAAAGTCGCGCTGGTCATGCGCCGGGCAGGCAAAGATTGCACCGGTGCCGTAGTCCATCAGGATGAAGTTGGCGATCCAGACCGGCAGCTCCCAGTTCGGGTCCAGCGGGTGCTTGACCCGCAGGCCGGTGTCATAGCCCAGCTTCTCGGCGGTTTCGATCGCCTCTTCAGTGGTGCCACCCTTGCGGCATTCCGCAACAAAATCGGCCACCTCTTGCGATTCGGCCTCGAGCTTCTTGGCAATCGGGTGATCCGGAGAGATGCCGACAAAGCTCGCGCCCATCAGCGTGTCGGGGCGAGTCGTATAGACCTCGATCGCCTCTTCCCCATCGGTGCGCTCGAAGCTGAACTGCAGCCCGCGGGACTTGCCGATCCAGTTTTCCTGCATCAGGCGCACCTTGGCGGGCCAATTCTCCAGGCCATCCAGTGCCTCAAGCAGCTCGTCGGAATAATCGGAAATTTTGAAGAACCACTGCGTCAGTTCGCGCCGTTCCACCAGCGCGCCAGAGCGCCAGCCACGGCCGTTCTCGACCTGCTCATTGGCCAGAACGGTCATGTCCACGGGGTCCCAGTTGACCACAGCGTTTTTGCGGTAGACCAGCCCTTTTTCAAGGAAATCAAGGAACAAGGCCTGCTGCTGGCCATAGTATTCGGGGTCGCAGGTGGCAAACATGCGCGACCAGTCAAGCGAGAGACCCAGCGGCT
This window contains:
- the leuS gene encoding leucine--tRNA ligase — translated: MSRYEASDIEARWQKAWEEAAIFQAKEDHSKPKYYVLEMFPYPSGKLHMGHVRNYTMGDVIARYKLSTGHNVLHPMGFDAFGMPAENAAMASGGHPKDWTYSNIDTMVEQMKPLGLSLDWSRMFATCDPEYYGQQQALFLDFLEKGLVYRKNAVVNWDPVDMTVLANEQVENGRGWRSGALVERRELTQWFFKISDYSDELLEALDGLENWPAKVRLMQENWIGKSRGLQFSFERTDGEEAIEVYTTRPDTLMGASFVGISPDHPIAKKLEAESQEVADFVAECRKGGTTEEAIETAEKLGYDTGLRVKHPLDPNWELPVWIANFILMDYGTGAIFACPAHDQRDFEFATKYNLPIIPVLEPVEGAGELTEAYVPTKAEKVRYVRGFAGDELQTGEEGVNTAVDKAEAEGWGQGVTKFRLRDWGLSRQRYWGCPIPVVHCPDCGVVPEKKENLPIALPYDEDGKAIDFSVPGNPLDRHPSWRNCACPNCGKPAQRETDTMDTFVDSSWYFARFTAPRAETPTDLDAANYWMNVDQYIGGIEHAILHLLYSRFFARAMQICGHLPESAKEPFDALFTQGMVTHAIYENAERKDDNGRAIYHYPSEVEERDGGVFVKETGERIKVIPSAKMSKSKNNVVDPLAIISTYGADTARWFVLSDSPPERDVEWTASGAEAAYKHLNRVWNLCDRIGEMDPDAKGEGDEELLREMHKAIRDVTLGVESFGFNAAIAKLYGFTNTLSKSKASAAVQKQAIKTLAQLMSPMTPHLAEDIWAHQGGEGLIANAAWPVADESMLVEDSVTLPIQVNGKRRGEITVAKDLDKAEVEKLALAHEAVQRVLEGAAPKKVIVVPGRIVNVVA